The following are encoded in a window of Streptococcus pasteurianus genomic DNA:
- the rsmB gene encoding 16S rRNA (cytosine(967)-C(5))-methyltransferase RsmB has product MANDWKNQARGLALLVLENVFEDGAYSNIALNQELSHTTLLPKDKSLVTEIVYGTVARKITLEWYLAHYIKDRDKLDFWVYYLLMLSLYQLLYLDKIPAHAVVNDAVNIAKNRGNKKGAEKFVNAVLRRFTKEELPNPETIKRKNKRYSVLYSLPVWLVKKLIDQFGEERAVAIMQSLFVRNKASIRVTNLDKLADIKAATGAEQSILSPVGLVKTSGHFAGTDYFANGNITIQDESSQLVAPTLNIQGNEDILDACAAPGGKTTHMASYLKEGHITALDLYDHKLTLVMDNAKRLRVADKISTQKMDATTVHEHFAPDSFDKILVDAPCSGIGLIRRKPDIKYNKENQDFSALQEIQLQILDSVCQTLRKGGIITYSTCTIFDEENFQVIHKFLETHPNFEQVKLSHTQEDIVRDGCITITPEQYQTDGFFIGQVKRIL; this is encoded by the coding sequence TTGGCGAATGATTGGAAAAATCAGGCACGTGGTTTAGCGCTTCTTGTCCTTGAAAATGTCTTTGAAGACGGAGCTTATTCTAATATTGCTCTTAATCAAGAATTAAGCCATACGACATTATTGCCAAAAGATAAGTCTTTAGTGACAGAAATCGTTTATGGAACAGTTGCACGAAAAATTACCTTAGAATGGTATCTTGCTCATTACATTAAAGACCGTGATAAGTTAGATTTTTGGGTTTATTACCTATTAATGTTGAGCCTTTATCAGCTCTTGTATCTTGATAAAATTCCTGCCCACGCTGTGGTAAATGACGCGGTTAACATTGCTAAAAATCGTGGTAACAAAAAAGGTGCAGAAAAATTTGTCAACGCTGTTCTAAGACGTTTTACCAAGGAAGAATTACCAAATCCTGAAACGATTAAACGTAAGAATAAACGTTACTCTGTTCTTTATTCATTGCCAGTTTGGTTAGTCAAAAAATTAATTGATCAATTCGGCGAAGAACGCGCGGTAGCTATTATGCAAAGCCTTTTTGTCCGCAATAAGGCAAGTATTCGTGTGACAAATCTTGATAAATTAGCTGATATTAAAGCTGCGACTGGTGCAGAGCAATCTATCTTATCGCCAGTTGGTTTGGTGAAAACATCAGGACATTTTGCTGGGACAGATTATTTTGCTAATGGTAATATCACAATTCAAGATGAATCTAGTCAACTAGTTGCTCCAACGCTCAATATTCAAGGAAATGAAGACATTTTAGATGCCTGCGCTGCCCCAGGTGGCAAGACAACTCATATGGCTTCGTATTTAAAAGAAGGACACATCACAGCGCTCGATTTATATGACCATAAATTAACGCTTGTCATGGATAATGCCAAGCGTCTGCGTGTCGCTGATAAAATCAGCACACAAAAAATGGACGCCACAACCGTTCATGAGCATTTTGCACCAGATTCTTTTGATAAGATTTTGGTAGATGCCCCTTGCTCAGGAATCGGCTTAATCCGCCGTAAACCGGACATTAAGTACAATAAAGAAAATCAAGATTTCTCAGCTCTGCAAGAAATTCAACTGCAAATACTTGATAGCGTTTGTCAAACGTTGCGTAAAGGTGGTATAATAACTTATAGCACTTGTACAATTTTTGATGAGGAAAATTTCCAAGTTATTCATAAATTTTTAGAAACTCATCCAAATTTTGAACAAGTAAAACTGAGTCATACGCAAGAAGATATTGTTAGAGATGGATGTATTACAATTACCCCAGAACAATATCAGACAGACGGGTTCTTTATAGGACAAGTCAAACGTATCTTGTAA
- the liaF gene encoding cell wall-active antibiotics response protein LiaF, with product MRKVQFFVIVETILLVMGLMTIMANNLSSFILILVLILLALRFYDQDKRNNFLLTIGLVLLFLIFMLNPYIIMAVVLGVVYVVINHFSQVKKKNRYALVRFREEELKAKPVRNQWIGMDTHDSDFYAFDDINIIRLTGSDTIDLSNVIVTGKDNVVVIRKVFGPTKILVPIDVAVKLDVSAIYGSVRYFDFEEYDLRNESLKLWHSEDEEYLKAVKIIVSTLAGDVEVVRK from the coding sequence ATGAGGAAAGTTCAGTTTTTTGTCATCGTAGAAACGATTTTGCTTGTGATGGGTTTGATGACTATCATGGCAAATAATCTATCAAGTTTTATTCTTATTCTTGTTTTGATTTTGTTGGCGCTACGATTTTATGATCAAGATAAACGGAATAATTTTTTATTGACCATTGGTCTTGTTCTTTTATTTTTAATTTTTATGCTTAATCCTTATATTATCATGGCGGTAGTATTAGGCGTTGTTTACGTTGTTATCAACCATTTTTCACAAGTTAAGAAAAAAAATCGCTATGCTTTGGTACGTTTTCGTGAGGAAGAATTAAAGGCAAAGCCTGTCCGTAATCAATGGATTGGAATGGATACGCACGATAGTGATTTTTATGCGTTTGATGATATTAATATTATCCGTTTGACAGGAAGTGATACGATTGATTTAAGCAATGTCATTGTAACTGGAAAGGATAATGTCGTTGTCATTCGAAAAGTTTTTGGCCCAACAAAAATTTTGGTGCCTATTGATGTTGCCGTGAAATTAGATGTTAGTGCGATTTACGGTAGCGTTCGGTACTTTGATTTTGAAGAATATGATTTACGTAATGAATCGTTAAAATTATGGCATAGTGAAGACGAAGAGTATTTAAAAGCAGTGAAAATTATCGTTAGTACGCTTGCTGGAGATGTTGAGGTGGTGCGCAAATGA
- a CDS encoding Cof-type HAD-IIB family hydrolase — MDVKTKYKAKKTKIVFFDIDDTLRVKATAYMPESIKYVFKSLKEKGIMTGIATGRALYGVVPEIRALEPDYFVTINGTYVIDKKATEIVNDPLPRDIVEKYVAWAKSEGIEYGFAGKDKPVVSARCDLIDDAMIPIYGVCDVEPDFYLTNDVYHMWTFTENNAQLQLPDELASEIRLVPWHEHSSDVVKNGISKASGVAHVLESQNLKPINAMMFGDGPNDMEIFDYVGLKIAMGNAVPELKEKADFVTKTVEEDGILYALEELGLVEKQLNFPQVDLTTVEGPVATIKTNHGDMKIQLFPEHAPKTVANFIALSKDGYYDGIIFHRIIPEFMIQGGDPTGTGMGGQSIYGDSFEDEFSEELYNVRGALSMANAGPNTNGSQFFIVQNSKIPYAQKELERGGWPKPIAEFYATNGGTPHLDRRHTVFGQIMDDDSYKVLDEIANVETGAQDRPVEDVVIETIEVVD; from the coding sequence ATGGATGTAAAAACTAAATACAAGGCTAAAAAAACTAAAATTGTCTTTTTTGACATTGATGACACCTTGCGCGTAAAAGCAACAGCCTATATGCCAGAATCAATTAAGTATGTTTTTAAAAGCTTAAAAGAAAAAGGTATCATGACTGGGATTGCAACCGGGCGTGCCCTTTATGGCGTTGTGCCAGAAATTCGCGCTCTAGAGCCTGATTATTTTGTGACGATTAATGGTACATATGTCATCGATAAAAAAGCAACGGAAATTGTTAATGATCCGTTGCCACGAGACATTGTCGAAAAATACGTTGCTTGGGCTAAATCAGAAGGAATTGAATACGGTTTTGCTGGAAAAGATAAACCAGTTGTTTCAGCTCGTTGTGACCTAATCGATGACGCAATGATACCAATATACGGTGTCTGCGACGTTGAGCCTGATTTCTATTTGACAAATGATGTTTATCATATGTGGACCTTTACGGAAAATAATGCTCAGTTGCAATTACCTGATGAATTAGCCTCAGAAATTCGTTTAGTCCCTTGGCATGAACATTCATCTGATGTTGTCAAAAATGGTATTTCTAAAGCTTCAGGTGTTGCACATGTTCTAGAAAGTCAAAACTTAAAACCAATCAATGCCATGATGTTTGGTGATGGTCCAAATGATATGGAAATCTTTGATTATGTTGGCTTGAAGATTGCTATGGGCAATGCAGTCCCTGAACTCAAAGAAAAAGCAGATTTTGTAACAAAAACAGTAGAAGAAGATGGCATTTTATATGCTTTGGAGGAACTCGGTTTGGTAGAAAAACAATTAAATTTTCCACAAGTTGACTTAACAACAGTTGAAGGTCCAGTTGCGACAATCAAAACTAATCACGGTGATATGAAGATTCAACTCTTCCCAGAACATGCACCAAAAACAGTTGCAAACTTTATTGCCTTGTCAAAAGATGGCTACTATGACGGTATTATTTTCCACCGCATTATCCCTGAATTTATGATTCAAGGTGGTGACCCAACTGGTACTGGTATGGGGGGACAATCTATCTATGGCGATAGCTTCGAAGATGAATTCTCAGAAGAACTTTATAACGTTCGTGGGGCTCTTTCAATGGCTAATGCTGGACCAAATACAAACGGCAGTCAGTTCTTTATCGTTCAAAACAGCAAAATTCCTTATGCTCAAAAAGAATTAGAACGTGGTGGCTGGCCAAAACCAATTGCAGAATTTTATGCGACAAATGGTGGAACGCCACACTTGGACCGTCGCCATACCGTATTTGGCCAAATCATGGACGACGATTCATACAAAGTTTTAGATGAAATTGCTAACGTTGAAACTGGCGCTCAAGACCGCCCAGTTGAAGATGTCGTTATCGAAACAATTGAGGTAGTGGACTAA
- a CDS encoding YigZ family protein encodes MNYKTIKNDGIFEEEIKKSRFICQLKRVDTEEEGRQFITQIKKEHYKATHSCSAMIIGEHAEIKRSSDDGEPSGTAGVPMLTVLEKQGLTNVVAVVTRYFGGIKLGAGGLIRAYSGSVANALKEIGLVEVKEQEGLKITLSYPKYQTFANFLQAENLQEFDTEFLENVTTYIYLDPDNVKEVSGRLIEFYQGKVDFTKSGSKIVEVPL; translated from the coding sequence ATGAACTATAAAACGATTAAAAATGATGGTATTTTTGAAGAAGAAATAAAAAAGTCACGCTTTATCTGTCAGTTAAAACGAGTTGACACAGAGGAAGAGGGGCGTCAATTCATTACACAAATCAAAAAAGAACATTATAAAGCAACACATTCTTGCTCGGCTATGATTATTGGTGAACATGCTGAAATCAAGCGTTCTAGCGATGATGGTGAGCCAAGTGGAACTGCTGGTGTTCCAATGCTAACTGTTTTAGAAAAACAAGGCTTGACCAACGTTGTTGCCGTTGTGACACGTTATTTTGGTGGGATTAAATTAGGTGCTGGTGGGCTTATTCGGGCTTATTCAGGCAGTGTTGCTAATGCTCTCAAGGAAATTGGTCTAGTTGAGGTAAAAGAGCAAGAGGGGCTCAAAATCACCCTTTCTTATCCTAAATACCAAACCTTTGCTAACTTTTTACAGGCTGAAAACCTGCAAGAATTTGATACAGAATTTCTTGAAAATGTCACAACCTATATTTACCTTGACCCTGACAATGTCAAAGAAGTTAGTGGGCGTTTAATTGAATTTTACCAAGGCAAAGTTGACTTTACTAAATCAGGTTCAAAAATTGTCGAAGTTCCCTTGTGA
- a CDS encoding Stp1/IreP family PP2C-type Ser/Thr phosphatase: MKISLVTDIGQKRSNNQDFINKFDNKNGITLVILADGMGGHRAGNIASEMTVTDLGREWINTDYTELSQIRDWLLVTLEAENRKVYELGQTDEYKGMGTTVEALAIVDNNVIYAHVGDSRIGLLHQGEYQLLTSDHSLVNELVKAGQLTEEEAANHPQKNIITQSIGQANPVEPDLGVQVLEENDYLIINSDGLTNMITNDEIVSILSQDKNLDDKNNELVTLANERGGLDNITIALIHAESEEA, encoded by the coding sequence ATGAAAATTTCACTTGTAACTGATATCGGACAAAAACGTTCAAACAATCAGGATTTTATTAACAAATTTGATAATAAAAACGGCATTACTTTGGTTATTTTAGCAGATGGCATGGGTGGTCATCGTGCAGGAAATATTGCTAGCGAAATGACTGTTACAGATCTTGGACGTGAGTGGATTAATACCGATTACACTGAGTTAAGTCAGATTCGTGATTGGCTTTTAGTGACATTAGAAGCTGAAAATCGCAAAGTCTATGAACTCGGTCAAACTGATGAGTATAAAGGTATGGGAACAACAGTAGAAGCCTTGGCAATTGTTGATAACAATGTCATCTATGCTCACGTTGGGGATTCACGCATTGGTTTGCTCCACCAAGGAGAATACCAATTGTTGACAAGTGATCACTCTTTAGTTAATGAACTGGTAAAAGCTGGTCAGTTGACTGAAGAGGAAGCTGCAAATCATCCTCAAAAAAATATCATTACACAGTCTATTGGACAAGCAAATCCTGTTGAGCCAGATTTAGGTGTTCAGGTACTTGAAGAAAATGACTATCTTATTATTAACAGTGATGGTTTAACTAATATGATTACCAATGACGAAATTGTTAGCATTTTAAGTCAAGATAAAAATCTTGATGACAAGAACAATGAATTGGTTACTCTTGCTAACGAACGTGGAGGTCTTGATAACATTACCATTGCTTTAATCCACGCCGAAAGTGAGGAAGCTTAA
- the cysK gene encoding cysteine synthase A yields the protein MSKIYNSITELIGNTPIVKLNNIVPEDAADVYVKIEAFNPGSSVKDRIALRMIEDAEKAGTIKPGDIIVEPTSGNTGIGLAWVGAAKGYKVIIVMPETMSVERRKIIQAYGAELVLTPGSEGMKGAIEKAKEIAEEKNGWVPLQFANPSNPAVHEDTTGTEIIEAFGPTGLDAFVSGVGTGGTVSGVSHALKKANPNVQVYAVEADESAVLSGEKPGPHKIQGISAGFIPDTLDTKAYDGVIRIASDDAIITSRNLGGKEGFLAGISSGAAIYAAIEKAKELGKGKKVLALLPDNGERYLSTSLYDFND from the coding sequence ATGTCAAAAATTTACAATTCAATTACTGAATTAATTGGAAATACACCAATCGTAAAACTTAACAACATTGTCCCTGAAGATGCTGCTGATGTTTATGTTAAAATCGAAGCTTTCAACCCTGGTTCTTCTGTCAAAGACCGTATTGCCCTTCGTATGATTGAAGATGCTGAAAAAGCAGGCACAATCAAACCAGGTGATATTATTGTTGAACCAACTTCTGGAAATACAGGAATTGGTCTTGCATGGGTTGGCGCAGCTAAAGGCTACAAAGTGATTATCGTTATGCCTGAAACAATGAGTGTTGAACGTCGCAAAATTATTCAAGCTTATGGTGCTGAACTCGTTTTAACTCCTGGAAGTGAAGGAATGAAAGGAGCTATTGAAAAAGCAAAAGAAATTGCTGAAGAAAAAAATGGTTGGGTGCCTCTTCAATTTGCTAACCCTTCTAACCCTGCTGTGCACGAAGATACAACAGGTACTGAAATTATCGAAGCGTTTGGTCCGACGGGTCTTGATGCCTTTGTTTCTGGTGTTGGTACTGGTGGAACAGTTTCAGGTGTTTCTCATGCTCTTAAAAAAGCTAATCCTAACGTTCAAGTTTATGCTGTTGAAGCTGATGAATCTGCCGTGCTTTCTGGTGAAAAACCTGGTCCACATAAAATCCAAGGTATTTCAGCTGGTTTCATCCCTGACACTCTTGACACCAAAGCTTATGACGGTGTTATTCGTATAGCTTCTGACGATGCTATCATTACTAGCCGTAATCTCGGTGGAAAAGAAGGATTCCTTGCTGGTATTTCTTCTGGTGCAGCTATTTATGCAGCTATTGAAAAAGCAAAAGAACTTGGTAAAGGTAAAAAAGTTCTCGCACTTCTCCCAGATAACGGTGAACGTTACCTTTCAACATCTCTTTATGATTTTAACGACTAA
- a CDS encoding envelope stress sensor histidine kinase LiaS — protein MKKHHFILFILYASIIIISIVIVVLDSLNLHLKNLITDFWMGEQFVFSIVFLILAVTILLLLLWVILDDNSKRGINQNLRRILNNQPITLDEDTEINTNLSRLSKKMTHLTNSLQNTENSRILNSQEIVEQERKRIARDLHDTVSQELFASSMILSGVSANLDQIEKEQLEFQLTAVESMLQNAQKDLRILLLHLRPTELENKTLSEGFDILLKELTDKSSIEVVYKKNIGQLPKKIEDNVFRIAQEFISNTLKHAKASCLEVYLNQTETELQLKMVDNGVGFDMDESHDLSYGISNIEERVDDMAGTVTLLSQKGKGVSMDIRLPLVKGGNEEKEDDPEN, from the coding sequence ATGAAAAAACATCATTTTATATTATTTATTCTTTATGCGAGTATTATTATCATCTCAATCGTTATCGTTGTTTTGGATAGTTTAAATCTGCATCTGAAAAATCTTATCACAGATTTTTGGATGGGAGAACAATTTGTCTTTTCAATTGTCTTTTTGATTCTAGCAGTAACGATTTTATTGCTTTTGCTTTGGGTTATTTTAGATGATAACAGCAAACGTGGCATCAACCAAAACTTACGCCGTATTTTGAATAATCAGCCTATCACTCTAGACGAAGATACAGAAATCAATACGAATTTATCGCGTTTGTCTAAAAAAATGACGCATTTGACAAATAGCTTGCAAAATACAGAAAATAGTCGCATTCTAAACAGTCAAGAAATTGTTGAGCAAGAACGAAAACGAATTGCGCGTGACTTGCATGACACGGTTAGTCAAGAATTATTCGCTTCTTCGATGATCCTTTCAGGCGTGTCTGCTAATCTTGACCAAATTGAAAAAGAGCAATTAGAATTTCAATTGACGGCTGTTGAAAGCATGCTACAAAATGCTCAAAAAGATTTGCGAATTTTGCTATTGCATTTACGACCAACAGAATTAGAAAATAAAACCCTTTCAGAAGGTTTTGATATCCTCTTGAAAGAATTGACAGATAAGAGTAGTATAGAGGTTGTTTATAAGAAAAATATCGGTCAACTACCTAAGAAAATAGAGGATAACGTTTTTCGAATTGCACAAGAATTCATTAGTAATACCCTTAAACACGCTAAAGCTAGTTGTTTAGAGGTTTATCTAAATCAAACAGAAACCGAGCTGCAGCTTAAAATGGTCGATAACGGTGTCGGTTTTGATATGGATGAAAGTCATGATTTAAGTTATGGTATTAGTAATATTGAAGAACGTGTTGATGATATGGCTGGAACAGTTACATTGCTGAGTCAAAAAGGTAAAGGAGTATCAATGGATATTCGTTTGCCACTGGTAAAGGGAGGAAACGAGGAGAAAGAAGATGACCCAGAAAATTAA
- a CDS encoding response regulator transcription factor, protein MTQKIKIILVDDHEMVRLGLKSFLNLQPDVEVVGEAGNGLDGINLALELKPDVVVMDLVMPEMSGVEATLKLLEEWKEAKILVLTSYLDNEKIYPVIEAGAKGYMLKTSSAAEILNAIQKVARGELAIETEVDKKIKAHDMQPELHEDLTARERDILRLLAKGYDNQTIADELFISLKTVKTHVSNILAKLEVDDRTQAVVYAFKHHLVPQDDE, encoded by the coding sequence ATGACCCAGAAAATTAAAATTATCCTAGTTGATGACCATGAAATGGTACGTTTAGGGTTAAAAAGCTTTTTGAATTTGCAACCAGATGTTGAGGTGGTCGGCGAAGCTGGAAATGGTTTAGACGGTATTAATTTGGCTTTAGAATTAAAACCAGATGTGGTTGTTATGGATTTGGTAATGCCAGAAATGAGCGGTGTCGAAGCGACATTGAAGCTTCTGGAAGAATGGAAAGAAGCTAAGATTCTTGTCTTAACATCTTACCTTGATAATGAAAAAATTTATCCTGTCATTGAAGCAGGTGCTAAAGGTTATATGTTAAAAACATCTAGCGCAGCAGAAATTTTAAATGCCATTCAGAAAGTTGCACGTGGTGAGTTAGCTATTGAAACAGAAGTCGATAAAAAAATCAAAGCTCATGATATGCAACCAGAATTGCATGAAGATTTGACAGCGCGTGAACGTGATATTTTGAGATTACTTGCTAAAGGGTATGATAACCAAACTATTGCTGATGAGTTATTTATCTCACTAAAGACCGTCAAAACACACGTTTCAAATATTCTAGCTAAGTTAGAAGTCGATGACCGTACACAAGCAGTCGTTTACGCCTTTAAACATCATTTAGTACCGCAAGATGACGAATAA
- the pknB gene encoding Stk1 family PASTA domain-containing Ser/Thr kinase, whose amino-acid sequence MIQIGKLFAGRYRILKSIGRGGMADVYLAKDLILDNEEVAIKVLRTNYQTDQIAVARFQREARAMAELNHPNIVSIRDIGEEDGQQFLVMEYVDGSDLKKYIQDHAPLSNNEVVRIMEEVLSAMTLAHQQGIVHRDLKPQNILLTKDGTVKVTDFGIAVAFAETSLTQTNSMLGSVHYLSPEQARGSKATVQSDIYAMGIMLFEMLTGHIPYDGDSAVTIALQHFQKPLPSIIDENKNVPQALENVVIKATAKRLSDRYASTFEMSRDLMTALSYNRSREPKLVFEDTENTKTLPKVTTSTSVPSTTEQLLKKQKAAKEDKVATENQATKAKTKKKKSRRMFGTLMKIFFAVVIVAIAIFTYLTLTSPSTVSVPDVAGSSLSEAKTTIKSSGLKVGTVHKVSSDTVESGYVIKTSPTAGSSKKEGSSIDIYVSKGSSGFKIKDYTGQDYQTAVKDLVNNYGVSESQIEIEEVSTSDYDEGVIISQTPSEGETFKVSGDDKITFKVATESTVTMPNLTGYTYSEAIAALTALGVSSSHITVYQADPNSSTGYVQVSSPSSTATITAQTPYYGETLSGNVILYLAADEEESSQAPSSSSSEPSESKESSSSSSSTDDSSSSTESSNEQ is encoded by the coding sequence ATGATTCAGATTGGCAAATTATTTGCTGGTCGTTATCGGATCCTCAAATCTATCGGACGGGGTGGAATGGCAGATGTTTATCTGGCAAAAGATCTCATTCTTGATAATGAAGAAGTGGCCATTAAGGTGCTTCGGACGAATTATCAGACTGATCAAATTGCCGTAGCGCGTTTCCAACGGGAAGCGCGTGCCATGGCAGAACTGAACCATCCAAATATCGTCTCGATTCGTGATATTGGAGAAGAAGACGGACAGCAATTCTTAGTAATGGAATATGTTGATGGATCGGACTTGAAAAAATACATTCAAGATCATGCTCCGCTTTCTAATAATGAAGTTGTTAGAATCATGGAAGAAGTCTTATCTGCGATGACTTTGGCGCATCAACAAGGGATTGTTCACCGTGATTTAAAACCACAAAATATCTTATTAACCAAAGATGGAACTGTTAAAGTTACTGACTTTGGTATCGCCGTAGCCTTTGCCGAAACAAGTTTAACGCAAACCAATTCAATGCTAGGTAGTGTGCATTATTTATCGCCTGAACAAGCACGTGGTTCAAAAGCGACTGTTCAAAGTGATATTTACGCTATGGGGATTATGTTGTTTGAAATGTTAACAGGTCACATCCCATATGATGGCGATTCAGCTGTTACCATTGCGCTTCAACATTTCCAAAAACCACTTCCTTCTATCATTGATGAGAATAAGAATGTTCCACAAGCACTAGAAAATGTTGTTATCAAGGCGACTGCAAAACGTTTAAGTGACCGTTATGCGTCAACTTTTGAAATGAGTCGTGATTTGATGACGGCACTTTCTTACAACCGTAGCCGTGAACCTAAACTTGTTTTTGAAGATACTGAAAATACAAAGACACTTCCAAAGGTAACAACATCAACATCTGTTCCTTCAACGACAGAACAACTCTTGAAGAAACAAAAAGCAGCTAAAGAAGATAAAGTAGCAACAGAAAACCAAGCGACTAAAGCTAAAACAAAGAAGAAAAAATCACGTCGTATGTTCGGCACGTTAATGAAAATCTTTTTTGCAGTTGTGATTGTAGCTATTGCTATCTTTACTTACTTGACGTTGACCTCACCATCAACCGTGAGTGTTCCAGATGTTGCTGGCTCTAGTTTATCAGAAGCAAAAACAACGATAAAATCATCAGGTCTTAAAGTTGGAACCGTTCATAAAGTATCAAGTGATACCGTTGAGAGTGGTTACGTTATTAAGACAAGTCCAACTGCTGGTTCATCGAAAAAAGAAGGGTCATCAATTGATATTTACGTATCAAAAGGCTCATCAGGATTCAAGATAAAAGACTATACAGGTCAAGATTATCAAACAGCCGTTAAAGATTTGGTTAATAATTACGGTGTTTCAGAGTCGCAAATTGAGATTGAAGAAGTCTCAACGTCAGACTATGACGAAGGTGTTATCATCAGTCAAACGCCTAGTGAAGGTGAAACCTTTAAGGTAAGTGGTGATGATAAGATTACCTTTAAAGTAGCCACAGAAAGTACAGTGACAATGCCGAATTTGACAGGCTATACTTATTCAGAAGCTATTGCTGCCTTAACAGCTCTAGGCGTGTCAAGTTCACATATTACGGTTTATCAAGCCGACCCAAATTCTTCTACGGGTTATGTGCAAGTAAGCTCACCATCTTCAACAGCAACTATCACTGCTCAAACACCTTACTATGGTGAAACGTTAAGTGGTAACGTGATACTTTACCTAGCAGCTGATGAAGAAGAAAGCTCACAGGCGCCATCGTCATCAAGTTCAGAACCCTCTGAATCAAAAGAATCAAGTTCATCAAGTAGCAGTACGGATGATAGTAGCTCATCAACAGAATCAAGTAATGAACAATAA
- a CDS encoding S1 RNA-binding domain-containing protein — translation MRIGDKITGTITGIKPYGAFVALDNGTTGLIHISEIKTGYIENIYQLLSVGEKVLVQVVDFDEFTQKASLSLRTLEEEKHHLHRRHRFSNSHLNIGFQPLADNLPKWTKESLELLTKE, via the coding sequence ATGAGAATTGGCGACAAAATCACTGGAACAATAACAGGTATAAAACCTTATGGTGCCTTTGTCGCATTAGATAATGGGACAACAGGTCTTATTCATATTTCAGAAATTAAAACAGGTTATATTGAAAACATTTACCAATTACTCAGTGTTGGTGAAAAAGTTTTAGTCCAAGTTGTTGATTTTGATGAATTTACGCAAAAAGCAAGTTTATCTCTTCGCACACTGGAGGAAGAAAAACATCACTTACACCGTCGTCACCGCTTTTCAAATAGCCATCTAAACATTGGCTTTCAACCATTGGCGGACAATTTACCAAAATGGACAAAAGAAAGCCTAGAATTATTGACGAAAGAATAA